A genomic segment from Micropterus dolomieu isolate WLL.071019.BEF.003 ecotype Adirondacks linkage group LG03, ASM2129224v1, whole genome shotgun sequence encodes:
- the sbk3 gene encoding uncharacterized serine/threonine-protein kinase SBK3, translated as MTAAAGQELDERCFLSAQSMPSLKVSEHFQVVKLLGEGSYGKVMLAVHRKRGTPMALKFFPRQSTSLLSFLREYNLSLSYCTHPSLTRALGIYFSTPSYYVFAQQAGLYGDLYSVIVSEVGVDEECVQRVMSQLSGAVTHLHSLGFVHRDIKPENIFLCDSSCRWVKLGDFGLSRAIGSTVRAVWYESPFCTPEVEPVKEAEKEMERRECDGTEEEMEDIWITVEPCIDSWALGVLVYCLLTGCFPWEESTSDDRGYRRYKEWFEREAENEQKIGDGEWRSEEETDCYTIMRENQRDNPPPPQFEGLSPLVMTLFKELLHPEPKHRGSPEEILSYLGGPWLMETEREEKRKADEAEREARKIREEGGVAEELVREGRGER; from the exons ATGACA gCTGCAGCAGGTCAGGAACTTGACGAGCGATGTTTCCTGTCAGCGCAGTCAATGCCTAGTCTGAAGGTATCCGAACACTTCCAGGTGGTAAAGCTCCTAGGAGAGGGATCCTACGGCAAGGTCATGTTAGCTGTACACAGAAAAAGAG GAACCCCTATGGCTCTGAAGTTCTTCCCTCGTCAGTCTACCTCGCTCTTGTCTTTCCTGCGTGAATACAATCTCTCCCTTTCTTACTGCACCCATCCTTCTCTGACACGGGCCCTTGGCATCTACTTTTCCACACCGTCCTACTATGTCTTTGCCCAGCAAGCTGGTCTATATGGAGACCTCTACAGTGTGATAGTGTCAGAG gtCGGGGTGGATGAAGAGTGTGTCCAGAGGGTGATGTCACAGCTGAGCGGTGCCGTTACACATCTCCACTCTCTGGGCTTCGTGCACCGTGACATCAAACCTGAGAACATCTTCCTGTGTGACAGTTCCTGCCGCTGGGTCAAACTGGGTGACTTTGGCCTCTCCCGGGCCATCGGCTCCACTGTCCGTGCTGTCTGGTACGAGTCGCCCTTCTGCACTCCTGAGGTGGAACCTGTCAAGGAGGCGGAGAaggagatggagaggagggagTGCGATGGGActgaagaggagatggaggataTTTGGATAACAGTGGAGCCCTGTATTGACAGCTGGGCCCTTGGTGTACTCGTCTACTGTCTCTTAACTGGCTGCTTCCCCTGGGAGGAGAGCACCAGTGATGATCGTGGCTACCGCAGATACAAGGAGTGGTTTGAACGTGAggctgaaaatgagcagaagaTTGGAGATGGTGAGTGGaggagtgaggaggaaactGACTGTTACACAATAATGAGGGAAAACCAAAGGGACAACCCTCCACCTCCACAGTTTGAGGGCCTCAGCCCACTAGTGATGACTCTTTTCAAGGAGCTGCTCCACCCTGAACCCAAACACAGAGGAAGCCCCGAGGAGATCCTGAGCTACCTGGGAGGGCCATGGCtcatggagacagagagagaggagaagaggaaggcagacgaggcagagagggaggctAGAAAAataagagaggaaggaggggtaGCAGAAGAGCTGGTGAGGGAAGGAAGAGGGGAGAGATGA